GACGATGACGTTGGGATATTGGCGCAGAGGCTTGAGAAAGGCTGGTATATCCATGGGGATGCGATTATTTTCGAGACATTCTTGGAGAAAGTTTCCAGGAGTCCAGCAAAATCAGTGCATGAGTGATAAAAATCATGCATCGCTTTTTCCTCTTTTCAGAATATCCCGGACATAATCCTCCGTGTGGAAGAGTAAACACGTTTAAAATCATTGGTCATTTCTTGAAACAACTTGAATGCACGATTTTAAAGGAAATAAAATTCTTATTCGTGGATTAGTGATTGATTTTTCTCCATTTATTTGCCTGGATACTTCCTTACAGAAACACATTTATCATGATTGATTTCAAGAACGGTTTTTTCAAGCTCTCTCCAGTTGATTCGTCAAGTGTCATGAATCGTATTGCTCCGATGATTATCGAAGGGGAGGATATTATCGCCTCTTTCAAGAGCGGGCGGGATTGCCTTGTTTTTACGACGAAACGGATCATTGCGGTCAACGTAAAAGGTATTACCGGCAAACAGGTGGATTATACATCAATGCCGTACAATAAAATACAAGTGTATTCGGTTGAAACGAGCGGTTTTCTTGATCGGGATTGCGAGCTTGATCTGTTCTTCAGCAGCATAGGTCGTATCCATTTCGAGATCAAGGGAAGTTTTGATATTGTAGGCTTTAATAGGGTAATCAGCCAATATGTTTTATAGATTCGCCTCTTTTGGATGAAGGAAATGTCCCGTCCTAAAAAAGCGTTACAAGGTTAGGGGGGGATGTTTTGCTTCGGTAAATTCCTCCCGGACATTGGTAGGTGTCAGCAACCGGATCGTAAGGCATGTTATCTGCCAGATAGGTATTGTTTCGATATTTTCTCTGACGGCATTTTTCGTACCGGGACGGTTTGATGAAGCTGGTGATTTGATGATCTTCAAGCTATGTGTAATTTTCTTCACTTTCATATCCGGCATCAGCTATGAGGCGAGCGGGAAGTTTGCCCGAGTGGAGCTCTGAGATTTTATGGAGTAGAGGGATAAGGGGGGGCACGTCGGAGTGCTGGGGGCTGATGTCGATATCCAGAATGTATTCGGCCTCCACTGCCAACTGAATGTTATAGGCTGGTT
This is a stretch of genomic DNA from Akkermansia sp. N21116. It encodes these proteins:
- a CDS encoding PH domain-containing protein; the encoded protein is MIDFKNGFFKLSPVDSSSVMNRIAPMIIEGEDIIASFKSGRDCLVFTTKRIIAVNVKGITGKQVDYTSMPYNKIQVYSVETSGFLDRDCELDLFFSSIGRIHFEIKGSFDIVGFNRVISQYVL